From the Pirellulales bacterium genome, one window contains:
- the accD gene encoding acetyl-CoA carboxylase, carboxyltransferase subunit beta, whose product MATTTSSSDVTTPDAQAGQANMTRKKRGVPEGLWQRCPGCQGMVFRKEVEKRLGVCPEPGCDYHFYVSAQERIRQLLDEGTFEEWDAELLPTDPLEFADKKPYAERLSAEQARTGLRDAAITGMGMVRARRVAFGVTDSAFIMGSMGSVVGEKLTRLVERATQQQLPLIIVSGSGGGARMHEGILSLMQMAKISAALARYDQAGGLFISVLTNPTMGGVAASFASLGDLIFAEPKALIGFAGPRTIQATLRLELPKGFQTSEFLLEHGFIDRIVRRSDLKSEIARAIDYCGK is encoded by the coding sequence ATGGCAACCACCACCAGCAGCTCCGACGTAACCACCCCCGACGCCCAGGCCGGACAAGCCAACATGACGCGAAAAAAACGCGGCGTGCCCGAAGGACTGTGGCAGCGTTGCCCCGGCTGCCAGGGAATGGTGTTCCGCAAGGAAGTTGAAAAACGCCTGGGAGTCTGCCCCGAGCCGGGCTGCGACTACCACTTCTATGTCTCGGCACAGGAGCGCATCCGCCAGCTTCTCGACGAAGGCACGTTCGAAGAGTGGGACGCCGAGTTGCTGCCCACCGATCCCCTGGAGTTCGCCGACAAAAAGCCGTATGCCGAGCGGCTGAGTGCCGAGCAGGCCCGCACCGGGCTGCGCGACGCCGCAATCACCGGCATGGGAATGGTGCGTGCCCGGCGGGTCGCCTTCGGCGTGACCGACTCGGCCTTCATCATGGGCAGCATGGGCTCGGTAGTGGGCGAAAAGCTGACCCGGCTGGTCGAACGGGCCACCCAGCAGCAGTTGCCGCTGATCATCGTCAGCGGGTCGGGCGGAGGGGCGCGGATGCACGAAGGCATCCTCTCGTTGATGCAGATGGCCAAAATCTCGGCCGCCCTTGCCCGTTACGATCAGGCCGGCGGGCTGTTCATCTCGGTGCTCACCAACCCGACGATGGGCGGCGTGGCGGCCAGCTTCGCCTCGCTGGGCGATTTGATCTTCGCCGAGCCGAAGGCCCTGATCGGCTTCGCCGGCCCGCGCACCATCCAGGCCACCCTGCGCTTGGAGCTGCCCAAGGGCTTTCAGACCAGCGAGTTCTTGCTGGAACATGGGTTTATCGACCGCATCGTGCGCCGCAGCGATTTGAAAAGCGAAATCGCGCGGGCCATCGACTATTGCGGGAAGTAA
- a CDS encoding serine/threonine-protein kinase, which translates to MGLLDQFKSMLSGGRVDVRAKYEVLREITSGTMSTFYKARDKQTGKLVGLKILDPKKTAEFEARFKGLNKPTEGEILGKLDHPRIVKLVEHGTTSRGERFVVMEFIDGPGLDLLIIGRSPLLKGRRVPILRQAAEAVQAVHDAGFIHRDICPRNFMADPQGDNLKLIDFGLTVPATPPFMQPGNRTGNPNYMAPELVRRQPTDQRLDLFAFGVSAYEICTGNLPWERGETGLVAMKHAEHAPVEIERYRPQIEPVLAQAIMRCVEREPEKRFATANDFLQAIADVKSEDA; encoded by the coding sequence ATGGGTCTGCTCGACCAGTTCAAGTCGATGCTTTCCGGCGGCCGGGTGGACGTCCGCGCCAAGTACGAGGTGCTGCGCGAAATCACCTCCGGCACCATGTCGACTTTCTACAAGGCCCGCGACAAGCAGACCGGCAAGCTGGTCGGCCTGAAGATACTCGACCCCAAGAAAACGGCCGAGTTCGAGGCCCGCTTCAAAGGCCTGAACAAGCCGACCGAGGGCGAGATTCTCGGCAAGCTCGACCATCCGCGGATCGTCAAATTGGTCGAGCACGGAACCACGTCCCGCGGCGAGCGGTTTGTGGTGATGGAATTTATCGACGGGCCGGGCCTCGATTTGCTGATCATCGGCCGCAGCCCGTTGTTGAAGGGACGCCGCGTGCCGATTCTGCGACAGGCGGCCGAGGCGGTGCAAGCGGTTCACGACGCCGGCTTCATCCATCGCGACATCTGCCCGCGTAATTTCATGGCCGATCCGCAGGGCGACAACCTCAAACTGATCGACTTCGGACTGACGGTGCCGGCCACGCCGCCCTTCATGCAGCCGGGCAACCGCACCGGCAACCCCAACTACATGGCCCCGGAACTGGTCAGGCGGCAGCCCACCGACCAGCGGCTCGACCTGTTCGCCTTTGGCGTCAGCGCCTATGAAATCTGCACCGGCAACCTGCCGTGGGAGCGGGGCGAGACCGGTCTGGTGGCCATGAAGCATGCGGAACATGCCCCCGTCGAAATCGAGCGTTACCGCCCTCAGATCGAGCCGGTGCTGGCCCAGGCCATCATGCGCTGCGTCGAGCGCGAGCCGGAAAAGCGCTTCGCCACGGCCAACGACTTTTTGCAGGCCATCGCCGATGTGAAGTCAGAGGATGCCTGA
- a CDS encoding methyltransferase domain-containing protein, whose translation MTDGRDFSSPPGGTTPYDDAFFDRLQQGALRSAAVVVPHLMRWISPQSVVDIGCGRGAWLSVFQQHGVETLLGVDGPYVERERLAIPQECFREANLDGPLSLEGSFDLALCLEVAEHLNWRHGPGLVTKLASLAPFVLFSAAVPGQSGVHHVNAQWPWYWVNLFRERGFQCLDVVRPKIWRDTGVDFFYRQNTFLFASSAGLERRPHLLEEEAFSFDDLQLIHAGILGQFQGVRGLLAHLPGALRRAITNRLTLKGRHWGSPFP comes from the coding sequence ATGACCGATGGCCGCGATTTTTCCTCGCCGCCCGGCGGAACGACGCCTTATGACGACGCTTTCTTCGATCGCTTGCAGCAAGGCGCCCTGCGTTCGGCAGCCGTCGTGGTGCCGCATTTAATGCGCTGGATCTCGCCGCAGAGCGTCGTGGACATCGGCTGCGGACGGGGCGCCTGGCTGAGCGTCTTCCAGCAACACGGCGTCGAGACGCTCCTCGGGGTCGACGGGCCCTACGTCGAACGCGAGCGTCTCGCCATCCCGCAAGAATGCTTTCGCGAAGCCAACCTCGATGGCCCGCTCTCGCTCGAGGGGAGCTTTGATTTGGCCTTATGCCTAGAGGTTGCGGAGCACCTGAACTGGCGGCACGGCCCGGGCCTGGTGACGAAGCTGGCGTCGCTGGCGCCGTTCGTGCTGTTTTCGGCCGCTGTGCCCGGCCAGAGCGGCGTGCATCACGTGAACGCCCAATGGCCGTGGTACTGGGTGAACCTGTTTCGTGAGAGAGGTTTTCAGTGCCTCGACGTCGTACGGCCAAAAATCTGGCGCGACACCGGGGTTGACTTTTTTTACCGCCAAAACACGTTCCTGTTTGCCTCTTCGGCCGGACTGGAGCGACGGCCCCATTTGCTCGAGGAGGAAGCCTTCTCGTTCGATGATCTGCAGTTGATCCATGCCGGCATTCTGGGCCAGTTTCAAGGCGTGCGCGGGCTGCTGGCGCACCTGCCTGGCGCCCTCCGCCGCGCCATCACTAACCGTTTGACGTTGAAAGGGCGTCATTGGGGGAGCCCGTTTCCGTGA
- a CDS encoding methyltransferase domain-containing protein gives MLKLVRRTLRPEWRAWNAARYAGRLALARRALRRFAPPYKINAGCGPIPFAGWVNIDNNRELDTVDLFWDLSQGLPTPDATCEVVFSEHVLEHLSLQQGLSFLRDCRRSLVSGGVLRIAMPSLDDMIEKSASGNWRDQSWLHEPQWQFIASRAEMFNIMFRWWGHQWIYDREELHRRLREAGFETVRDVAWGESAAECLRNRETRPSSLLICEAVKTSPP, from the coding sequence ATGCTCAAGCTAGTCCGGCGAACGCTTCGGCCTGAGTGGAGGGCGTGGAATGCGGCCCGCTATGCCGGCCGCCTGGCCTTGGCGCGCCGCGCCTTGCGGCGGTTTGCACCTCCCTACAAGATCAACGCGGGCTGCGGCCCAATACCCTTTGCGGGCTGGGTCAACATCGACAACAACCGCGAGCTGGACACGGTCGACCTGTTTTGGGATTTGTCGCAAGGACTGCCGACGCCCGACGCCACGTGCGAGGTGGTTTTCTCGGAACATGTGTTGGAGCACCTGAGTTTGCAGCAAGGCTTGAGCTTCCTGCGAGATTGTCGCCGTTCGCTTGTTTCGGGCGGCGTGTTGCGCATCGCCATGCCTTCGCTCGACGACATGATCGAAAAATCGGCCAGCGGGAATTGGCGCGACCAGTCGTGGCTGCACGAGCCGCAATGGCAGTTCATCGCCTCGCGCGCCGAGATGTTCAACATCATGTTTCGCTGGTGGGGACACCAATGGATCTACGACCGCGAAGAGCTTCATCGCCGGCTTCGCGAGGCCGGCTTCGAAACGGTCCGCGACGTGGCCTGGGGAGAGAGCGCGGCGGAATGTCTGCGAAACCGCGAGACCCGGCCCAGCTCGCTCTTGATTTGCGAGGCCGTAAAAACCTCGCCGCCATGA
- a CDS encoding ABC transporter ATP-binding protein, which yields MPQPAISIRNLGKRYRLSHSGQRAGYRTLRESLSRAATAPLRRLRGQRGETSEEFWALENVSFDVRPTEVLGVIGRNGAGKSTLLKILSRITKPTAGEVALRGRVGSLLEVGTGFHPELTGKENIFLNGAILGMSRREILDKFDAIVDFAGTERFLDTPVKHYSSGMSMRLAFAVAAQLEPELLLIDEVLAVGDGDFQKKCLGRMGDLATAGRTLVFVSHNLTAVRTLCQTAVWLERGRVKMHGHVNDVVNGYIESAECLASQRVWDSVEAAPGNELLRLHRVCVAPSGSSPAKSISVDTPIDIDFELWNLTSQATLNLSLVLYSLEGTCIFNSIAPAATVGRGLFRGRCHVPGNLLNDGVYSIRLLAAKDQASVIFDMSDLATFEVHDVERPILWFGKLVGAVRPQLDWQVGPLGTESPRG from the coding sequence ATGCCCCAACCAGCCATCTCCATCCGCAATCTCGGCAAGCGTTATCGCCTTTCGCATTCCGGCCAGCGCGCCGGTTACCGCACGCTCCGCGAGAGCCTTTCGCGCGCGGCGACGGCCCCCCTGCGGCGCCTGCGCGGACAGCGCGGCGAAACGAGCGAAGAGTTTTGGGCGCTGGAGAACGTCAGTTTCGACGTCCGCCCGACCGAAGTCCTGGGCGTCATCGGCCGCAATGGGGCGGGCAAAAGCACACTGCTGAAAATCCTTTCGCGGATCACCAAACCGACCGCCGGCGAAGTGGCGCTCCGCGGCCGCGTGGGCAGTTTGCTCGAAGTCGGCACCGGCTTCCATCCGGAGTTGACCGGAAAGGAGAACATCTTTCTCAACGGCGCCATTCTCGGCATGAGCCGCCGCGAAATCCTCGACAAATTCGATGCCATCGTCGATTTCGCCGGGACCGAGCGGTTTCTGGATACGCCCGTCAAGCATTATTCCAGTGGTATGTCGATGCGCCTGGCCTTCGCCGTGGCGGCACAGTTGGAGCCGGAGCTGCTGCTCATCGACGAGGTGCTGGCGGTCGGCGATGGCGATTTCCAAAAGAAGTGCCTGGGCCGAATGGGCGATCTGGCGACCGCCGGCAGAACACTCGTCTTCGTGAGCCATAACCTGACCGCGGTCCGCACACTTTGCCAGACTGCCGTTTGGCTGGAGCGCGGCCGCGTGAAAATGCACGGCCACGTCAACGACGTCGTGAATGGCTACATCGAGTCGGCCGAGTGCCTGGCCAGCCAACGGGTCTGGGATTCGGTGGAAGCCGCGCCCGGCAACGAGCTGTTGCGTTTGCACCGCGTGTGTGTGGCCCCCAGCGGGTCTTCGCCGGCCAAGAGCATTTCGGTCGATACGCCGATCGATATCGACTTCGAGCTGTGGAACCTGACTTCTCAAGCAACCCTGAATTTGAGCCTGGTGCTGTACAGCCTCGAAGGAACGTGTATTTTTAACTCGATCGCTCCGGCTGCGACCGTTGGCCGGGGCTTGTTTCGAGGACGTTGTCACGTGCCGGGTAACTTGTTGAACGACGGCGTCTATAGTATTCGGTTGCTGGCGGCAAAGGACCAGGCGAGCGTGATTTTCGACATGTCCGACCTGGCAACGTTCGAAGTTCACGACGTGGAGCGGCCGATTCTTTGGTTCGGCAAGCTTGTCGGAGCCGTGCGCCCGCAGCTCGATTGGCAAGTCGGACCGCTCGGCACGGAGTCGCCGCGCGGATGA
- a CDS encoding ABC transporter permease, whose protein sequence is MSSDADLHHAPPSSATQTDRVSHGPHSPAQEVASPPDPPMTLIRPQTGWQAIGFQELWKYRELLYFLTWRDVKVRYKQTVLGAAWAVLQPALMMLVFSIFFGRLAKVDTGGLPYPLFVFAGLLPWTFFATAVSNAGNSVVGSERLITKVYFPRLIIPFASVAAAVFDLLVAFSMLAVLMLWYRVPATWGLLIAPGLLTLLLLTALGGGALLAALNVAYRDFRYVIPFLVQLWMFATPTIYMHIAAGAERSSIVSDWLLYANPLTGLIAAFRASVLGTPVSLAALAWSAGAAVVMFAVGCLYFRRVEDSFADII, encoded by the coding sequence ATGTCTTCCGACGCCGACCTGCACCACGCGCCACCGTCTTCGGCAACGCAGACCGATCGCGTATCCCATGGTCCGCACTCCCCGGCCCAAGAAGTCGCGTCGCCGCCCGACCCGCCGATGACGCTGATCCGTCCCCAGACCGGCTGGCAGGCCATCGGCTTTCAAGAGCTTTGGAAGTACCGCGAGCTGCTCTACTTTCTGACCTGGCGCGACGTGAAGGTGCGCTACAAACAGACCGTACTGGGGGCGGCCTGGGCCGTCTTGCAGCCCGCACTGATGATGCTGGTATTCAGCATCTTTTTCGGCCGCCTGGCCAAGGTCGATACGGGCGGGCTGCCTTATCCGCTGTTCGTGTTTGCCGGCCTCTTGCCATGGACGTTCTTCGCCACCGCCGTCAGCAACGCGGGCAACAGCGTGGTAGGATCGGAGCGGTTGATCACCAAGGTTTACTTTCCACGATTGATCATCCCCTTCGCGTCCGTGGCTGCCGCGGTGTTTGATTTGCTGGTTGCCTTCAGCATGCTCGCCGTCCTGATGCTTTGGTACCGAGTGCCGGCAACCTGGGGCTTGCTTATTGCACCGGGGCTGCTCACACTGCTGCTCTTGACCGCCCTGGGCGGCGGCGCCTTGTTGGCCGCCCTCAACGTGGCCTATCGCGATTTCCGCTACGTCATCCCCTTCCTCGTGCAGCTTTGGATGTTCGCCACGCCGACGATTTACATGCACATCGCCGCAGGTGCGGAGCGATCGTCGATCGTAAGTGATTGGCTGCTGTATGCGAATCCGCTGACGGGCCTGATCGCCGCGTTTCGCGCATCCGTACTGGGCACCCCGGTCTCGCTGGCCGCGCTGGCCTGGTCGGCCGGCGCGGCGGTCGTCATGTTCGCTGTGGGCTGCCTCTATTTTCGCCGCGTGGAGGACTCGTTCGCCGACATCATTTGA
- a CDS encoding serine hydrolase domain-containing protein → MWIRSAVLPCLFFSLLPVGAVAAQSETVKAAMQAFVDNRDVAGLVTVVGNKQGVVDVQVLGMADLENRIPMRRDSIFRIASMTKPITALAVMQLVEQGKVKVDDPVENYLPEFKGQLLTASKEGDAVTLKKPPRPVAVKDLLTHTSGLPNYPAGLADVYQKRNRTLSETTIAISQLPLTFEPGSRWSYCNPGIDTLGRIVEVVSGMTYDSYLARNIFEPLGMFDTTPYPSAEQLKRLAVTYGKESDKLVARPGGVLDYATVAKHPVPAGGLFSTGDDLAKLYQCLLNGGTLNGRRIIGEKTLADMTTIHTGDLKAGFVDGSGWGYGFGIVKEARGVTEHLSPGSFGHGGAYGTQVWLDPTKGVYTILLLQRVGLPNSDGSAMRKALHAAAAALAK, encoded by the coding sequence ATGTGGATTCGTTCGGCCGTTCTCCCGTGCCTGTTTTTCAGTTTGCTCCCGGTGGGAGCCGTTGCCGCCCAGTCGGAGACCGTCAAGGCGGCCATGCAAGCGTTCGTCGATAACCGCGACGTGGCGGGGCTGGTGACGGTCGTCGGCAACAAACAGGGCGTCGTCGATGTTCAGGTGCTCGGCATGGCCGACCTGGAAAACAGAATCCCCATGCGGCGCGACAGCATCTTTCGCATCGCGTCGATGACCAAGCCGATTACGGCCCTGGCCGTCATGCAGCTCGTCGAGCAAGGCAAGGTCAAGGTCGATGACCCGGTCGAGAATTACCTGCCCGAATTCAAAGGGCAGCTTTTGACGGCCTCGAAAGAAGGCGACGCCGTAACGCTGAAAAAGCCGCCCAGGCCCGTTGCCGTGAAGGACCTGCTGACGCACACCTCCGGGCTGCCGAACTATCCGGCCGGTCTGGCCGACGTCTATCAGAAGCGCAACCGCACGCTGAGCGAAACCACCATCGCCATCAGCCAACTGCCGCTGACCTTCGAGCCAGGCAGCCGCTGGAGTTATTGCAACCCCGGCATCGACACGCTGGGCAGAATCGTCGAAGTCGTGTCGGGCATGACTTACGATTCGTATCTTGCCAGGAACATCTTCGAGCCGTTGGGCATGTTCGACACCACGCCGTATCCTTCGGCGGAACAGCTTAAACGGCTGGCGGTCACGTACGGCAAGGAGAGCGACAAGCTCGTGGCCAGGCCCGGCGGCGTGCTCGACTACGCCACCGTTGCCAAGCATCCGGTGCCGGCGGGCGGCCTGTTCAGCACGGGGGACGACCTGGCAAAACTCTATCAGTGCCTGCTCAATGGCGGCACGCTCAATGGCCGCAGGATCATCGGCGAAAAAACGCTGGCCGACATGACGACCATTCACACGGGCGACCTGAAGGCCGGCTTCGTCGATGGCAGCGGCTGGGGTTACGGCTTCGGGATCGTGAAAGAAGCCCGCGGCGTGACGGAGCACCTTTCGCCGGGCAGTTTCGGCCACGGCGGCGCTTATGGCACGCAAGTCTGGCTCGATCCGACGAAGGGCGTCTACACCATCCTGCTTTTGCAGCGTGTCGGACTGCCGAACAGCGACGGCAGCGCCATGCGCAAGGCGCTGCACGCCGCGGCGGCCGCCCTGGCCAAGTGA
- a CDS encoding Gfo/Idh/MocA family oxidoreductase, translating into MAHDFLRVGIIGLGGNSRLRHVPGLRACADVEVTAVCNRRPDSTSAAAAEFGIAKTYEHWQDLVADPEIDAVVIGTWPYLHCPITLAALEAGKHVLTEARMAMNAAEAHQMLAASRNHPELVCQVVPSPFGLRAHRVVLDLLRSGFIGELRELLVFAAGEQLADAETPIGWRQVRELSGLNMLTLGIVHETVMRWAPQPVRVLAQVRAYVGERLDPATGLWRRVGTPDSVQVLAALSGGAHAVYHISGVARFGMGTQVHLYGSEGVLRYELSPQDRLLGARRGETGLREIEVPADQAMAWDVEAEFIGAIRRQRQVELCDFATGVQYMEFTEAVARSAASGVAVTLPLEL; encoded by the coding sequence ATGGCTCACGACTTCCTTCGCGTCGGCATCATCGGTCTGGGCGGCAATTCCCGGCTGCGCCATGTTCCTGGTCTGCGGGCCTGCGCGGACGTCGAAGTGACGGCGGTCTGCAATCGCCGGCCCGACTCAACTTCCGCCGCAGCCGCCGAGTTCGGCATCGCCAAGACCTACGAGCATTGGCAAGACCTGGTGGCCGACCCGGAGATCGACGCGGTGGTGATCGGCACCTGGCCCTATTTGCACTGCCCGATCACGTTGGCCGCGCTGGAGGCCGGCAAGCACGTGCTGACCGAGGCGCGTATGGCGATGAACGCGGCTGAGGCGCACCAGATGCTCGCGGCCAGCCGCAATCACCCGGAGCTGGTCTGCCAAGTCGTGCCCAGCCCGTTCGGTTTGCGTGCCCATCGCGTGGTGCTGGATCTGCTCCGCTCCGGCTTCATCGGCGAGCTGCGGGAGCTGCTGGTCTTCGCCGCCGGCGAACAGTTGGCCGACGCCGAGACGCCGATCGGCTGGCGGCAAGTCCGCGAGTTGTCGGGCTTGAACATGTTGACCTTGGGCATCGTCCACGAGACCGTCATGCGCTGGGCGCCGCAGCCGGTGCGGGTGTTGGCCCAAGTGCGGGCCTATGTGGGCGAGCGGCTCGACCCGGCCACCGGCCTCTGGCGACGGGTGGGGACGCCCGACAGCGTGCAGGTGCTTGCCGCGCTGAGCGGCGGCGCGCACGCCGTCTACCATATCAGCGGCGTGGCCCGGTTCGGCATGGGAACGCAGGTCCATTTGTACGGCAGCGAAGGGGTGTTGCGTTATGAGCTTTCGCCCCAAGACCGTCTGCTTGGCGCGCGGCGCGGCGAAACGGGCCTGCGCGAGATCGAGGTTCCCGCAGACCAGGCGATGGCCTGGGACGTCGAGGCGGAATTCATCGGCGCGATTCGCCGCCAGCGGCAGGTCGAGTTGTGCGACTTTGCCACCGGCGTGCAGTATATGGAGTTCACCGAGGCCGTCGCCCGCAGTGCGGCTTCGGGTGTCGCGGTGACGTTGCCGTTGGAACTGTAG
- a CDS encoding DUF1559 domain-containing protein, whose translation MPVFRFAFFLLCIASALRHHAAYAAEGQSSADPYAEAAKTIAPFVDEDTIAVAHADLSRIDADKLFALAEPFLPAGHPLFRMKEAANPWLETFRRAGGRDLYVIVSLADVPDQGPFVIVPLGKDADEKRLKTLSPRGGVAERIGDVLFIGPRGTPERLATASPARRPELARALAAVGDRRLQVVFMPSAAARRVVEELMPSLPAEIGGGPMTTLTRGALWTALGADVSPQPALRLVVQSQTIDAARTLKAYLAGLLRERWPQLDKLAATLLPDVHDDHLVLTLDSQQIGPLAAVIRPALEVLTNSARRRQSTNQLKQIGLAMHTYADVNKHFPPAAIADAQGRPLLSWRVAVLPYLEHNALYKEFHLDEPWDSEHNRKLVERMPDVYRSLGSTAAGDRTSYVVAVGPGSVFEGKAGAGFGEITDGTSNTVMAIEMGDEQAVIWTKPDDYSFDPQHPSAGLTTPYSGGRLFLFCDGHVSFVTQPLEDETLRRLMVRNDGKDPGVQ comes from the coding sequence ATGCCCGTATTCAGATTCGCATTCTTCCTCTTGTGCATTGCGTCGGCCCTGAGGCACCACGCCGCCTACGCCGCTGAGGGGCAGTCCTCGGCGGACCCGTACGCGGAGGCCGCCAAAACGATCGCTCCTTTTGTTGATGAAGACACCATCGCCGTGGCCCACGCCGACCTTTCGCGCATCGACGCCGACAAACTGTTCGCGTTGGCCGAGCCGTTTCTTCCGGCCGGGCACCCCTTGTTTCGCATGAAAGAGGCCGCGAACCCGTGGCTGGAAACCTTTCGGCGGGCCGGAGGCCGCGACCTTTACGTGATCGTCAGCCTGGCCGACGTGCCCGATCAAGGCCCGTTCGTGATTGTGCCTCTTGGCAAGGACGCGGACGAAAAACGGCTCAAAACATTGAGTCCACGAGGGGGAGTCGCGGAGCGCATCGGCGACGTGCTGTTTATCGGCCCTCGTGGCACGCCCGAGCGGTTGGCAACGGCGTCGCCCGCGCGGCGGCCGGAGTTGGCCCGCGCGCTGGCAGCCGTCGGCGACCGCCGGCTTCAAGTGGTTTTCATGCCGAGCGCCGCCGCACGTCGCGTCGTCGAAGAGCTGATGCCGTCGCTTCCCGCCGAGATCGGCGGCGGGCCGATGACCACGCTGACGCGAGGCGCACTGTGGACCGCGCTGGGCGCCGATGTTTCGCCCCAGCCCGCTCTGCGGCTCGTAGTGCAATCGCAAACCATCGACGCTGCCCGGACTTTGAAAGCCTACCTCGCCGGCCTGCTGCGCGAGCGATGGCCGCAGCTCGACAAGCTGGCCGCGACGTTGTTGCCCGACGTACACGACGATCACCTGGTTCTCACACTCGACAGCCAGCAGATCGGACCGCTGGCCGCGGTCATTCGACCCGCGCTGGAGGTTCTGACGAACTCGGCGCGCCGCCGTCAATCAACCAATCAGCTCAAGCAAATTGGACTTGCCATGCACACGTACGCCGATGTCAACAAGCACTTTCCGCCGGCGGCGATTGCCGATGCCCAAGGACGGCCGCTGTTGAGCTGGCGCGTAGCGGTGCTGCCCTACTTAGAGCATAACGCGCTCTACAAAGAGTTTCATCTCGATGAGCCATGGGACAGCGAGCACAACCGCAAGCTCGTCGAACGCATGCCCGACGTCTATCGTTCTCTTGGTTCGACGGCGGCCGGCGACCGCACATCCTACGTCGTAGCCGTCGGGCCGGGATCGGTGTTCGAAGGGAAAGCCGGGGCGGGCTTCGGAGAAATCACGGACGGCACCAGCAATACCGTCATGGCCATCGAGATGGGCGACGAGCAGGCCGTCATCTGGACGAAGCCCGATGACTACTCGTTCGATCCCCAGCATCCGTCGGCCGGCTTGACGACACCGTACTCCGGTGGACGGCTGTTTCTCTTTTGCGACGGCCACGTGAGCTTCGTCACGCAACCGCTGGAGGATGAAACATTGCGCCGGCTGATGGTGCGGAACGACGGCAAGGATCCGGGCGTGCAATAG